The following proteins are co-located in the Paenibacillus sp. JNUCC32 genome:
- the rplU gene encoding 50S ribosomal protein L21: MYAIIETGGKQYKVQEGDVLFIEKLTAGDGESVTFDRVLAVSKEDGLVAGTPVVSGATVTAKVEKHGKGRKVVVYKYKPKKNYHKKQGHRQPYTKVTIEKIQA, encoded by the coding sequence ATGTACGCTATTATCGAAACAGGCGGTAAACAATACAAAGTTCAAGAGGGCGACGTATTGTTCATCGAGAAGCTGACTGCAGGTGACGGCGAGAGCGTGACTTTCGACCGTGTACTGGCCGTTTCCAAAGAGGACGGATTGGTAGCAGGAACTCCGGTTGTTTCCGGTGCGACTGTAACTGCAAAGGTAGAGAAGCACGGTAAAGGCCGTAAGGTCGTTGTATACAAATACAAGCCGAAGAAGAACTACCACAAGAAGCAAGGTCATCGTCAACCTTACACTAAAGTAACCATCGAGAAAATCCAAGCGTAA
- a CDS encoding Rne/Rng family ribonuclease — translation MRQMIVHCEHETIQMALIEDGRLAEFAVERSREQSVVGSFYKGRVVNVLPGMQAAFVDIGLKKNAFLYIDDVLHPHLEKQPKQKPSISQLLTAGQELIVQVMKEPRGGKGARVTTHFSLPGRCMVYMPTADYVAVSKKIGRDAERARLKSIGEQLRTDEEGIIIRTVSEDEPLEFIKGDLEYLRKEWARILDKAESAPVPALLHRDLGLLQRFLRDAFDPLHDELVIDSKQKGEETKSYLKETVPGMEPKVTYYSEGGPIFQAYGLDEQMRASFARKITLPEGVTIVVDQTEAMTIIDVNTAKYIGGDNFEETVLKTNLLAAQQIARILRLWDIGGIIIVDFIDMDHEEHRQQVVSVMEAVMRKDRTKSFVVGWTKLGLLEMTRKKARESSSLPFAKPCGTCGGRGVVIEE, via the coding sequence ATGAGGCAAATGATAGTTCATTGTGAACATGAGACCATTCAGATGGCCCTCATCGAAGATGGGAGGTTAGCCGAATTCGCCGTTGAGCGGAGTCGTGAGCAAAGTGTTGTCGGAAGCTTTTATAAAGGCAGGGTCGTGAACGTGCTGCCGGGGATGCAGGCGGCTTTTGTAGATATCGGGCTGAAAAAGAACGCGTTTTTATATATCGATGATGTGCTCCATCCGCATTTAGAGAAGCAGCCCAAGCAGAAGCCTTCGATCTCGCAGCTGCTGACGGCGGGGCAGGAATTGATCGTGCAGGTCATGAAGGAACCCAGAGGCGGCAAGGGAGCGAGGGTGACGACGCATTTTTCGCTTCCGGGCAGATGCATGGTGTATATGCCGACTGCGGACTATGTTGCCGTCTCCAAGAAAATCGGACGCGATGCGGAAAGGGCCCGGCTGAAGAGCATCGGCGAGCAGCTTCGCACAGATGAAGAGGGAATCATCATCCGAACGGTGTCGGAGGACGAGCCCCTGGAATTCATAAAGGGAGATCTGGAGTATCTGCGAAAAGAGTGGGCCCGGATTCTCGACAAGGCGGAATCTGCGCCCGTTCCGGCGCTGCTGCATCGCGATTTAGGCCTGCTGCAGCGGTTTCTGCGCGATGCCTTTGATCCGCTGCATGACGAGCTTGTGATCGACAGCAAGCAGAAAGGCGAGGAAACCAAGAGTTATTTGAAGGAAACCGTTCCGGGAATGGAGCCTAAGGTTACATATTACTCGGAAGGAGGCCCGATTTTTCAAGCGTACGGGTTGGACGAGCAGATGAGAGCCAGCTTCGCAAGGAAAATCACGCTTCCCGAGGGCGTGACCATCGTCGTAGACCAAACCGAAGCCATGACGATCATCGACGTGAACACAGCCAAATATATCGGCGGGGATAATTTCGAGGAAACGGTACTGAAGACGAATCTTCTGGCTGCGCAGCAGATCGCAAGGATCCTTCGCCTCTGGGATATCGGGGGCATTATTATCGTGGATTTCATCGATATGGATCATGAAGAGCACCGGCAGCAGGTGGTTTCTGTCATGGAGGCCGTTATGCGCAAAGACCGCACGAAGAGCTTTGTGGTCGGTTGGACCAAGCTGGGACTGCTGGAAATGACCCGCAAAAAAGCCCGGGAAAGCTCTTCTCTCCCCTTTGCCAAACCTTGCGGAACCTGCGGAGGCCGGGGCGTGGTTATCGAAGAATGA
- a CDS encoding M50 family metallopeptidase, with amino-acid sequence MIKFKGTVLSLHPLFVIVMLASVFTGRFLELLTLFIIVFIHELGHAAAAAAMGFKVRAIQMLPFGGVAVIEDDGRMTAMKEIIIALAGPLQNVIMIGITLACQWAGWGDEQLLSYIIQGNLVIALFNLLPILPLDGGKVLQAVISLLAPYHATLLWASRAGILCSLIMIGYGLQPLFSGDGIRLNVLMIGLFLAYSNFEDYRNVHYRFLRFLVNRSEVYERNLDGLGPAQPIVADSSKPLDDIMRLFKREKYHLIYVMSGRGSLLAVVPEQHVISSYFASTGPPWYA; translated from the coding sequence TTGATTAAGTTTAAGGGAACGGTCTTGTCGCTGCATCCGCTCTTTGTCATTGTCATGCTGGCATCCGTATTCACCGGTCGCTTCCTGGAGTTGCTGACCCTGTTTATTATCGTGTTTATTCATGAATTGGGACATGCCGCCGCCGCGGCAGCGATGGGGTTCAAGGTACGAGCCATTCAGATGCTGCCGTTCGGCGGCGTTGCTGTCATTGAAGACGACGGCAGGATGACTGCGATGAAGGAGATCATCATTGCGCTTGCGGGACCGCTGCAAAATGTCATCATGATCGGCATTACCCTGGCCTGCCAATGGGCGGGGTGGGGTGACGAGCAGCTGCTGTCTTACATCATTCAAGGGAATCTCGTCATCGCGTTGTTTAACCTGCTTCCGATTCTGCCGCTGGACGGCGGCAAAGTGCTGCAGGCCGTCATCAGCCTGCTCGCTCCTTATCATGCCACCTTGCTGTGGGCTTCCCGCGCAGGCATTTTGTGCAGTTTAATTATGATCGGTTACGGATTGCAGCCGTTATTCTCTGGAGACGGCATTCGTTTAAATGTGCTGATGATCGGCCTTTTCCTGGCGTATTCCAATTTCGAAGACTATCGGAACGTCCATTACCGGTTTTTAAGATTTTTGGTCAATCGGAGCGAGGTTTATGAACGGAATTTGGACGGACTCGGTCCTGCCCAGCCAATCGTTGCAGATTCTTCGAAACCTTTGGATGATATCATGCGTCTATTTAAACGAGAGAAGTATCATTTGATTTATGTCATGAGCGGACGCGGCAGCCTGCTTGCCGTTGTTCCGGAGCAGCATGTGATCTCTTCTTATTTTGCATCAACTGGTCCGCCCTGGTATGCGTAA
- a CDS encoding M23 family metallopeptidase, translating to MDIKTSVKNRREARIRELLEGEQFTAQDDKPSWTALPDRTPANPHNPKPGFIKDNIANPSPRYAEHEPDPERLWKQGHRGWYDTLDPGAPGEPPKKASFLSGLIRRVAVSALVFGLAWGVFSFQQPWALRAQAFIIEGLSHEMDFQAAQVWYEEHFGSAPSFIPIFGQTDEHSTKVNAGTSLVPPLSGRVVQSFAVDLKGIVLEAGGGSLADRAVKSIETGRVLEVKEHPENGITVRIQHTGERTATYSRLAETGLKANDWVQGGDIIGTLASSGTGSPPSLYFELKEGDRDVDPAEVIPFD from the coding sequence ATGGACATCAAAACTTCCGTCAAGAACCGAAGAGAAGCCCGCATTCGCGAACTGCTGGAAGGGGAGCAGTTCACGGCGCAGGACGATAAGCCGTCTTGGACGGCGCTTCCCGATAGAACACCCGCTAATCCCCATAATCCAAAGCCAGGCTTCATCAAGGACAACATAGCGAACCCGTCCCCACGTTACGCAGAGCATGAACCGGATCCCGAGCGGCTTTGGAAGCAAGGGCATCGCGGTTGGTATGATACGCTGGATCCCGGTGCTCCGGGAGAACCGCCCAAAAAAGCTTCGTTCCTGTCGGGCTTGATCCGCCGCGTCGCCGTCAGTGCGCTGGTGTTTGGATTGGCATGGGGCGTATTTTCGTTTCAGCAGCCGTGGGCCCTTCGCGCGCAGGCATTCATCATTGAAGGGCTGAGCCATGAGATGGATTTCCAGGCGGCCCAGGTATGGTACGAGGAGCATTTTGGCAGCGCGCCGTCCTTTATTCCGATTTTTGGACAAACCGACGAGCATTCGACGAAGGTGAATGCCGGGACCTCTTTGGTTCCTCCGCTTTCGGGAAGGGTGGTTCAATCCTTTGCCGTTGATCTGAAAGGCATCGTTCTGGAAGCCGGAGGGGGTTCTTTAGCCGACCGGGCGGTTAAAAGTATAGAGACCGGGCGCGTCCTTGAGGTTAAAGAACATCCTGAGAACGGGATTACGGTACGCATACAGCATACGGGAGAGCGAACGGCGACATACAGCAGGCTGGCGGAAACCGGGCTTAAGGCGAATGACTGGGTCCAAGGCGGAGATATTATCGGGACTTTGGCATCTTCAGGCACAGGCAGCCCGCCCTCCCTTTATTTCGAACTCAAAGAGGGGGATCGTGACGTCGATCCGGCGGAAGTGATTCCGTTTGATTAA
- the minD gene encoding septum site-determining protein MinD — MGEAIVVTSGKGGVGKTTTSANIGTALALLGKKVCLVDTDIGLRNLDVVMGLENRIIYDLCDVAEGRCRLNQALIKDKRFDELYMLPAAQTKDKNAVSPEQVKDIVLELKKEFEYVIIDCPAGIEQGFKNAIAGADKAIVVTTPENAAVRDADRIIGLLESSHVESPKLVVNRIRPNMVKSGDMLEIEDVLQVLNIDLIGIVPDDEMVIKAANIGEPTVMNPDSQAAIAYRNIARRILGDTVPLMQIHQKKGMFTKFKKFFGMG; from the coding sequence ATGGGAGAGGCAATCGTCGTAACTTCAGGTAAAGGCGGAGTCGGTAAAACGACGACATCGGCGAACATCGGCACAGCTTTGGCACTGCTCGGAAAAAAAGTGTGTCTGGTTGATACGGACATCGGTCTTCGCAATTTGGATGTCGTGATGGGCCTGGAAAACCGGATTATATACGATTTGTGCGACGTTGCGGAAGGGCGATGCCGACTTAACCAGGCGCTGATCAAGGACAAGCGCTTCGATGAGCTGTATATGCTTCCTGCAGCCCAGACCAAGGACAAGAATGCCGTTTCTCCGGAGCAGGTCAAAGATATCGTACTTGAATTGAAAAAGGAATTCGAATACGTCATTATCGATTGTCCGGCCGGAATCGAGCAGGGATTCAAGAATGCCATCGCCGGCGCGGACAAAGCGATTGTCGTTACGACGCCCGAGAATGCGGCCGTAAGGGACGCGGATCGGATTATCGGCCTGCTGGAGAGCTCGCATGTCGAGTCTCCGAAGCTCGTGGTGAACCGGATTCGCCCGAATATGGTGAAATCCGGGGACATGCTCGAAATCGAAGATGTGCTGCAGGTGCTGAATATCGATCTGATCGGTATCGTGCCTGATGATGAAATGGTCATTAAAGCGGCCAACATCGGGGAGCCTACGGTGATGAACCCGGATTCCCAGGCAGCCATCGCCTATAGAAACATCGCCCGGCGTATCCTTGGCGATACCGTTCCGCTGATGCAAATCCATCAGAAAAAAGGAATGTTCACCAAATTCAAAAAGTTTTTTGGAATGGGTTAA
- a CDS encoding septum site-determining protein MinC, giving the protein MAVKSNHVTIKGIKDGLVFLLDDQCELEELLGELRYKLEHSHQNILTGPIIHVDVKLGSRQISEEEKQTILDILKQKGNLLIRNVESPPLASELVPEEKLALKTGMVRSGQVLHHDGDLLFLGDVNPGGTITCTGDIYILGALRGTAHAGVEGNEEAIIAASYFAPTQLRISQMISRPPDEWETRETVMEFAYLKDGSMEIDKISNISRLGRDFNVFKGV; this is encoded by the coding sequence ATGGCTGTAAAATCCAATCATGTGACGATTAAGGGCATCAAAGATGGCCTGGTATTCCTGCTTGACGATCAATGCGAGCTGGAGGAATTGCTTGGCGAGCTCCGCTATAAGCTGGAGCATAGTCATCAGAATATTCTGACCGGACCCATCATTCATGTGGATGTGAAGCTGGGTTCCCGGCAAATTTCCGAAGAAGAGAAGCAGACGATTCTTGACATATTGAAGCAAAAGGGCAACTTGCTGATACGCAATGTGGAATCGCCGCCGCTTGCGTCCGAGCTCGTTCCGGAGGAAAAGCTTGCGCTTAAGACGGGGATGGTGCGTTCCGGACAGGTGCTGCATCATGACGGCGATCTCTTGTTCCTCGGCGATGTGAATCCAGGCGGGACGATTACGTGCACCGGCGACATTTACATATTGGGCGCTCTGCGCGGAACCGCGCACGCCGGTGTAGAGGGCAACGAGGAAGCGATTATAGCGGCTTCGTATTTTGCCCCTACCCAGCTTCGTATCTCCCAGATGATCAGCAGACCGCCGGATGAATGGGAAACGCGGGAAACGGTCATGGAGTTTGCGTATTTGAAGGACGGAAGCATGGAGATCGACAAGATCAGCAACATCTCACGTTTGGGTCGGGATTTTAATGTGTTTAAAGGGGTGTAG
- the mreD gene encoding rod shape-determining protein MreD: MARKQILVLLLFVLFILQGTVFFWLTPSSLQLQIYPNFVLVCLFFVSIYYHRHTGLVLGLLFGMLHDIVYYGEMIGTYSFAMGVSAYLVGLVFKSPRAPLPMMMTIVILGSLLFDSTLFGIYKVFRLNPTSYNWSLLHHMLPNLLVHFAFALAIYVPLRKQIELVTKNQRRKAT, from the coding sequence ATGGCACGTAAACAGATTCTGGTCCTGCTGCTGTTCGTGCTGTTTATTCTGCAGGGCACGGTGTTTTTCTGGTTAACGCCAAGCTCGCTGCAGCTTCAGATTTATCCTAATTTCGTGTTGGTTTGTTTGTTTTTTGTATCGATTTATTACCATCGCCACACGGGGCTCGTGCTCGGACTCCTATTCGGCATGCTTCACGATATCGTGTATTACGGCGAGATGATTGGCACTTATTCGTTTGCTATGGGCGTATCCGCATATCTGGTGGGGCTTGTCTTCAAGTCCCCGCGGGCGCCGCTGCCCATGATGATGACCATTGTCATTCTGGGAAGCTTGTTGTTTGACAGTACGCTTTTTGGCATATATAAGGTATTTCGACTCAACCCGACTTCTTATAATTGGTCACTGCTTCATCATATGCTTCCCAATCTCCTTGTTCATTTTGCCTTTGCTCTGGCAATTTACGTTCCTTTACGCAAGCAGATTGAGCTGGTAACGAAGAATCAGAGAAGGAAGGCAACCTGA
- the mreC gene encoding rod shape-determining protein MreC, with protein sequence MLQLFKLLGNKRLFIMLIGLVAFIAIMGFTLGPRASLSWPEKFVKDTVGFVQSVFYKPAAYIAGFFEDVRNMKGIYEENEELRRAVAQYSRESASYNTMKANYEELQDILGFTKNQKERYKYNYRTAQVLSVNSDPNNRTLVVDLGERDGVRPNMSVTTVDGMVGIISSVSNFTSTVKLLTTMDAQDPNPQPISVTAIGKEDKTFGVVESYDEKTNTLLMTRISEDDPIKKGDKIISSGAGGVIPQGMIIGKVLSVQTSQYGQSRTATIEPAAKFDDWKYLIIVFTPEEPE encoded by the coding sequence GTGTTGCAACTGTTTAAGCTGCTAGGCAATAAGCGTTTGTTCATTATGCTCATCGGGCTGGTAGCGTTTATCGCTATTATGGGGTTTACGCTCGGCCCGAGAGCTTCTTTATCTTGGCCTGAAAAATTCGTCAAAGATACGGTCGGTTTTGTGCAAAGTGTGTTTTATAAGCCCGCTGCTTATATAGCGGGTTTCTTTGAAGATGTACGGAACATGAAGGGAATCTATGAAGAGAATGAGGAACTGCGAAGAGCGGTAGCCCAATATTCTCGGGAGAGCGCTTCCTACAATACGATGAAAGCCAATTACGAAGAACTTCAAGATATTCTTGGATTTACGAAGAACCAGAAGGAACGTTACAAATACAACTACCGTACGGCGCAGGTGCTTAGCGTCAACTCGGATCCGAATAACCGGACACTGGTCGTCGATCTGGGCGAGCGCGATGGGGTTCGTCCTAATATGTCGGTCACGACTGTCGACGGCATGGTAGGCATCATTAGCAGCGTGAGCAATTTCACCTCCACCGTGAAACTGCTGACAACGATGGACGCCCAGGATCCGAATCCGCAGCCGATTTCGGTCACGGCCATCGGCAAAGAGGATAAAACGTTCGGCGTGGTCGAGAGCTATGATGAGAAGACCAACACGCTGCTCATGACGCGGATTTCGGAAGATGATCCAATCAAGAAAGGCGATAAAATCATTTCATCCGGTGCCGGAGGCGTTATTCCTCAAGGTATGATCATCGGTAAGGTCCTCAGCGTTCAGACCAGCCAATACGGTCAAAGCAGAACGGCTACGATCGAACCGGCGGCCAAGTTTGATGATTGGAAGTATCTGATCATCGTCTTTACGCCTGAGGAGCCGGAATAG
- a CDS encoding rod shape-determining protein: protein MLGGFTKDLGIDLGTANTLVYVRGKGIVVREPSVVALRTDTKSIEAVGESAKKMIGRTPGNIRAIRPMKDGVIADFDTTATMIKYFIRQAQKQRSIFPRHPNVMVCVPSGITAVEQRAVEDATKQAGAREAYTIEEPFAAAIGADLPVWEPTGSMVVDIGGGTTEVAVISLGGIVTSRSVRVAGDEMDESIISYIKRQYNLMIGERTSELLKMEVGSAMPLETVETMEIRGRDLVTGLPKTITITSDEISEALADTINAIVEAVKVTLEKCPPELAADIMDRGIVLTGGGALLRNLDKLLAEETGMPVIVAENPLDCVAIGTGKALENIHLFKSRSSSAVRSKR, encoded by the coding sequence ATGTTAGGTGGTTTTACGAAAGATTTGGGAATCGATTTGGGGACGGCAAATACGCTGGTTTATGTCCGTGGAAAAGGAATTGTCGTAAGAGAGCCTTCCGTGGTTGCTCTGCGTACAGATACAAAGAGCATTGAAGCCGTCGGAGAATCGGCTAAGAAAATGATTGGACGGACGCCAGGCAACATTCGTGCCATTCGTCCGATGAAAGACGGCGTCATTGCCGATTTTGATACAACGGCTACGATGATTAAATACTTTATTCGTCAAGCGCAGAAGCAGCGTTCCATCTTCCCGCGCCATCCGAACGTGATGGTATGCGTACCTTCCGGCATTACGGCGGTCGAGCAGCGTGCGGTTGAAGATGCGACCAAGCAAGCGGGTGCACGCGAAGCCTACACGATCGAGGAGCCTTTTGCAGCGGCAATCGGTGCAGACTTGCCCGTGTGGGAGCCTACGGGCAGCATGGTCGTAGATATCGGCGGAGGCACGACCGAGGTTGCGGTCATTTCCCTTGGCGGGATTGTAACCAGCCGCTCCGTGCGCGTTGCGGGCGATGAAATGGATGAGTCCATTATTTCTTATATCAAACGCCAATACAACTTGATGATCGGTGAGCGCACTTCCGAGCTGCTCAAGATGGAAGTAGGCTCCGCGATGCCGCTGGAGACCGTGGAAACGATGGAAATTCGCGGCCGCGACTTGGTGACGGGTCTGCCGAAGACGATCACGATTACATCGGATGAGATCAGCGAAGCGTTGGCAGACACCATTAATGCCATCGTTGAAGCCGTTAAGGTTACCCTTGAGAAATGTCCTCCGGAGCTTGCTGCGGATATTATGGACCGGGGCATCGTGCTTACGGGAGGCGGCGCATTGCTTCGCAACCTGGACAAGCTGCTTGCCGAAGAGACCGGCATGCCGGTCATCGTTGCGGAGAATCCGCTGGATTGCGTGGCCATTGGCACAGGTAAAGCGCTCGAGAACATTCACTTGTTTAAATCCCGGAGCAGCTCTGCCGTCCGTTCCAAACGGTAG
- the radC gene encoding RadC family protein, with protein MESPTLLLRDIPHDERPRERMMQYGASALSHAELLAILLRTGTRQESAVHIAQRLLGEAGGIRQLVDLSIEEITQIKGIGTAKAVQLKAGIELGRRLAASRHVEPVIIRSPHDAAELLSEQMRYLQKEHFVCVFLNTKNHVIAQETLSMGSLNASIVHPREVFRAAIKCSSASLVCAHNHPSGDPTPSPEDISLTARLVEAGQIVGIDVLDHLIIGDGSFVSLKERGLM; from the coding sequence ATGGAGTCGCCAACGCTATTGCTGCGCGACATCCCCCATGATGAACGACCAAGAGAGCGCATGATGCAATATGGGGCGAGCGCTTTAAGCCATGCAGAATTGCTGGCGATACTGCTTCGGACCGGTACCCGCCAGGAATCTGCCGTACATATAGCCCAGCGGCTGCTGGGGGAAGCAGGCGGCATCCGGCAGCTCGTTGATCTTAGCATCGAGGAAATTACGCAAATCAAAGGAATTGGAACCGCCAAGGCTGTTCAGCTGAAGGCTGGCATCGAGCTTGGACGGCGCTTGGCCGCATCGAGACATGTAGAGCCGGTTATTATCCGCAGTCCGCATGACGCGGCAGAACTGCTCAGTGAACAGATGCGGTATTTACAGAAAGAGCATTTTGTCTGTGTATTTTTAAATACGAAAAATCATGTCATTGCCCAGGAAACGCTATCGATGGGGAGCCTTAACGCCTCCATCGTTCATCCCCGCGAGGTGTTCAGAGCGGCCATCAAATGCAGCAGTGCATCCCTGGTGTGCGCGCATAACCATCCGAGCGGAGATCCGACGCCCAGCCCGGAGGACATTTCGCTGACTGCACGCTTAGTGGAGGCAGGACAGATTGTCGGGATCGACGTGCTGGATCATCTGATCATCGGGGACGGATCGTTTGTAAGTTTGAAGGAACGGGGCTTGATGTAA